aatatgacAGACTGTATTACTGTACTTGTATCGCAGGAAACGCGATACGCTGATATTAATTACTACATCAACATTGAAACTTcagtattcattattttaactcggataatttaaatattaatattcaactGTCAAAAGCAGTACGATGTGgactctttttaaaatatttttaaatagtcttAGCTTAACTGATCGTCAGGCAATTTAAAACCAAAGTTTTATGCACATAAAAGTCAAAATTGCTTTTGTCTAATCAAGAAACGTGACAAAATGTACAACGGAACACACcgagtataatttatttacttagatTTCACCCGACCACAACAAAACAATCTGTCTCATTAGCCGCATGCCTTTGAGtggaataagaataaaaaaggCTACCTATATATCACAAAGACCAGGAGTAGCAACGACCGGTTGATTGCTGTAGCGCCGGATGCCCTTCAAGAGCTTAATTAGTGCTTCTGTTCCATCGGATCGCCCTTTCGTGGGTTACGTATTGATAGGATCGCCTGATAACATTAACCATATGCTTACTAAATCTTTTTAGTTTGAATTTTTAAACGCGTCTgtttttattgaagtaattggtatttttaattattctatataatatcaaaaacaaattttgataaataaataggaataaaaataactctaatcattaataacttaaagCAAACACTCCTTCGTTTCAAGGCAACTGTAGTCCTTCAGCAACTTACACCGCAGGAGTTAATGATTGCATTTGATAACTTCAAAATGTTAGCAGGAAGacgacatttatttttttaattaggaaACCGGCTTGGTTGAAGCAACCTTCCGTCATAGCTGTACAGGAAAGCATTGCGATGAGTATTAATGAAGTAGGGACACGAAGTAGCTCGTGATGCGTACGCGCACTCAGTCGTACCGCGTATTTCAAACGCTACAAACGCGCTAACGCCCAACGCACTCACAATCCAGCGCCGGTTCAATGACACTTGTTGATCGAAATGAGATTTTGTTCAATTGATTTAGAAATATCGGCCCATTGATGAATGGTAACGGATTTGATGaggtgattattatttttaaaagtgacgTTAGTTCttcagatataaaaataaaagccgGTGTGATAATATCGAGGAACAGAATGTTTATGTTATCTTAAGGATTTAATAACGTGCACTccgtattagtaaaattcattttatacaaatttttatttatattataactattgttttttttataaaaaatctcaGATGATGAGAGAGAGgtgttttaaaaaatgatttttgagTAAGTGTGGATATTGTAAATGCGATTATTTAAGATAATGCGGTTCCCAATTCAACGAAACATAAAATTCAACAgcgtgtttttatttcaatcaataaaattttaagaccTTTAATTTAAAGACTGTCTGAAATAAAAGTCCTTAATCGTCATTAAATCTAGACAGATTATAtgaagccgatgtttattatccATTAACCAGGGCTTATTACTTTTCATTAAGGCTAGATATGACTTCGCTTTTTTACAGATGTTACAActaatcttttaaattaatcgaataAGATTTCATAAAGAAAGAATATTCAAAATGCAATCGAATATAATTTTGCTATTTGTTGCGGTGTTGCTAATGCCTGAAGCTTTGGCGAAGACGAAAAGATTTTTGCGACTACAAACAGATCCTCTGTCAAAGACGCGCTGTGACTTAATATGCATTGATGCAAGCAAGGAGACGAAATCTCAGGTACGGTTAATAATTTAAGAGTTTTTACTAaactatctatatataaaaatgtatctaaagatgtttacaataattgacgatgaatatatatttaatataaatatttaatgaaaaacaatTCATGTCTTAGATGAGTGATTTCAATTCACcccaaaagataaaataaacgTTATAATGTATTAAGGACACGATATATATACAATCTTAATGTCTGCACataatttgcatatttttttgacattttgaaGGCACAACTTCCGCAAAGCATGCCAAAAATTCCTCACGCTAACTTAggctcagtaaaaagttagatAGGATTGTACTTAACATTCTGCTGGTTTTTgtctgataaatatttatttaagagtGTTTAAGAGTAAGAGATAAGTTAGAAGAAGAAGTTAAGAGTAAAACGATAAACTGAGCATCACTGCAATCTTAAACcattcttattaatattaactttttggcttgttttgtttattaatgatACACACACTTTTATTTACTCAGGTGATTAAATTTTCTCTTTTCATTACAGTGCACATTGGTCAAACAAAATAACgagctttttataaaaatgttgcgAAGGTTTTTGTGTGCATTACTATGTTGGTATTATACCCGTGCTTACACAGTTTGCAATTaacaaagtaaatttaatttattatttttgtaaaaattaagttaGCGTCTTACgcataaaataagaaaaatctgCGTGAAGTTACAATTGAATTTAACCATTTTATGATAAGATATAAAACGTTAAAGATTCCTCAGAttcctatataaatattaaatcataaatGGCTATTTTTACTGCATAATTGATTCCTAGTTAATATAGTGCTATAAATTCGTCGCAATTAATGACGTAATCGAATTAAAGAGAAACGTTATGAGGAAATAAGTTCCAATTATGATTCCTATACGTGACTTGATGAGGCACTCAATACCTGTTCGATTCAATATTGGCTTTTGTCTTCTCTCATTCTTATATAATTTACTTAAGGCACAGGGActgcttttatttaattatgtgatTTAACATAAACGATTAAATGAAAGCTAGATTGTGAAGGTAATCGGACTATCCATCTTGAATTCTTCGTAAAATTATATGCTTTGCCTTAACGCCCTCAGTTCTGgaggtttaaaataaaatttgttccgTAGGCACTCTTTTGTGATTATCTTGATACGCATTCTTGAAATTGACTACTTCTTAGTTCAAAAGCTAATGAACTTCTatggtatattttaaatttttaacgtttttgaATTAATGGTCTACCTGCCGTAAAGGTACTTTTTAGCCATATAAACgtaactattaataatattatacttataaataattaatgatttcgcaaaatatttttttttagttttgcttCACATTAATTAAGTAGataggtattaaaatatttttcacatgcATAAAAAGCATTATTTGAATGGCTTGACAGACTCAATTGTTGAGTTCGTTATttcaaaaacgtaaaaaaaatattataaaaattatgccaaaacttaatgtttttggctggttattttagaaataacacGTAACTATGATAAGAGATAAGACTCAGTACTAGATACAAGTAAATCTAAACCCAGACAAACAGTTTAACATAAGGTACCAAAAGGGACGACTATTATGAAGTAAATCTCGTGTACAATTAATTTCCAAAAAAGTAACTTTTAGAATTTggttttgattttggttttgaaGTTTATAACTTGTTTTATATAATGCAAATTAATAaacagtttataatatatttcaattatgtaaattctatatagcgtatgtcaaaaaaaaagtagcgTTGGCAACCGTACTAAAAATGCTCTATCTATATCAATCATTCATAGAGTGAacgataaaaattgtaatttgtacGTAAATTAGTTccacatttaattaaattaatacgactatatatttatatgaaatgacAAAAATATGCGTTTTTTTTGGGTTGAATAAGATTTTGAAAGACAGATTTCGAGATCggaacttttttaaataaatgtaaattattttcaaatttcataATTGAAACGATATGGTCAATAATTAATTCtgataatatatgaaatatccATGTAAATTACTGTTGTATTAACAGTAATAATTGTCTAGATTAGCGTATTTTCACAAAAttaaagaaagagagagagtttgtaaaaaatatactatttttctGTTGAAGAAATTGTAAGGTTATTTAAGATTGGATTTATTTAAGAATGAGCAAATATAAACGTTAATTAATTTTGACAAGTGCGGAAATTAATTCAATCATCGATAATTTAATCTATCATTAGACGTGTCCagtaaggaaataaaaaaaaattaataattgaatgttaatatttatacaaaggttgtgtaaataataacatttaatttgtgACTATTTTTACATACACATAATTCCCATGTATAAAGCAACACATGTTGaatgatatatataaacttaaacTTGCACGAATTCTCCCAATTAACTCTAAATTTTTAGACTAGTTATGTTATCTATCACCATATATTTAAAAGCTCTTATTAAGAACATCAGACATCTCACTTTAAGACACACACGACTAAACACTTTTAAACTGTGAAGCAGTGAGGATTCAGATAGAGAAATTATTCTTATCCTTAACAGATAAGAAATCTCTGTTTAGATGCAGTCCTGGATTAGCTTTTAAGTCATTTAAGCAATTGCTTAGGGCATCCCGTCTACCGTTACCAGagtaaccgaacaaaaaaaaaacgaacacaAGAAAGTTAAAgtaatttcaattaattcttTGTAGTTCACTTAAGAATAGGGCGGCCAACAGGGGATGATTGCTTAGGGCATCAAGTTACCTTAATTCGATACTGTTCAGATGTTAATTGTTCAAAGTTCCTTTATTTACTGTACCGAACAAAGTTGGAAAGTAAGAATTAACTACGTCTAAGAAATCTGTAATTCAATAGTATCGCTCGTACCTGAACAACGTTTTTTCTTAACTTTTAAGGAAACTGGTTAAtcgtgttttaaattttttttcttctaaaatcaattaattaaaacattctcATTTTGTTTAGATAACGACTCGTGAAATTTTGAGATAATAATCTAACGAAACGATATATTTTACGCAAATATTTACGCTAATTTGGTTTGCAAGTTCACGagcttattaaattaaaaatagggttgtgtttattaaattagttaattgtgtatttaatatacacacatagTACAATATCCcgaatataatcttaatatatatgtttatgttttatatatatttactaatatgTATTAGAAAgtgaaaatatttcattttttgtttgcaTGTActggataatttaaaaaacttatggAGCAATACTGAAAATTGTTTCACTAGGAGAATATTATAGTGCCACTGAGACATACGGGCTGTGTTGACAGAAGAAAATGGAACAGGAAAAATTATGTACCAAAGTCTCGCgaacaatcgctctggtgtagttgtATGTATGCTAAGtacgcgcctaaacaccggtggtttatgggtttgattcccgatCGGAATggaattttgtatttgtttaaatgttttccggtttggatgtcagtccttgtgggtctccccatcgtacTTCGAAGATCATGTTAAGCCGTTagttccggttgttattatgtatacacctgatagcgttcgttactgttagtagggaaaatatttgctaacccgcagtggagcaaagCCATTCATAAGCGTCGTGAATTAATCTCCGATTcttaagcccagcagtgggcagCGGTGGGTCGGAAGttaaaatgcaataataataatggctcagtaaatttttcatatttatgcaACAACACTCAattcatgttttattaattatcttatGAAACATATTATTGTTACCTGCGCTTTcattgtgattaaaaaatatatatacacattaaaAGAACACATCACGTTCCTACTGGACCCACAAATATACTCTTAAATTCTAATGAGACTATCGTTTCATTGTATATCAGTCTCTATTTCCTTAACATAAGGGTCACAATTACAAAGTTAGTTTCGTAGTTGAGTCACGTAGGACTTCAAAGGAAccattatgtttttaaatgcGAGGACGCTAATTATGCTCTTTTAATGAACCTGTCGGATGCTGGCTTTACCTCCTAGCTTGCTACTGAGATTGCCTTACAATGgctatagtttattttaatttaatgttcttttgaataatctgatTCCTATTTTTAAGCAACTATTGTCTTCTAGTCCTTTGAATTTTACGAAGCCTCTCTAAGTCATTCTTtagtacaatatatatacaatatatatatagaatatgacgtgtttgtaaaaaaatcagAGTGCTGTTAGTTCaccgtttattttttattcaacctAATAACCAAaagtttaataaactaaaaatcatgatcattatcatcatcatttcagcctattgcagtccactgctggacataggcctccactagtTCACACtagacattatggcgcgaactcaggggttttgcccatagtcaccacgctgggcgggttggtgaccgcagggacATTATTGAataatcaataagtaaaaaaataattataaatttctaactattttaattttattgacgtGATTATATAAATgtgaacttaataaaaaaattaaacaatttctaATATAAAGTTAGTTCTTTTATCCCTATAACTTTCAGCAAAAATTTGTGACTATGGATGGATGCACGTTCGCTACTTTTTCACgctattactatttaatttatttattgctactatttttattacttaaacagGTATAACACGAATTAACGcatgatttattttaacaattcaaAGTGCAATTTGATTAAGGTTTTACTAACAACCGAAGGAAAAGGATCGAAATGAACCCGGATGAAGCTGTAGCCCAAaactagtatttaaaaaaaagaaacgttaGTCATTCAATGTTAACGTGACGCTTATATCAATACAATTAAGTAGATgatagatatttttatgtttaattacacTAACAATGATTGCTTCCGATATTTTAGGTTCCATTATCTTAAGGTTACCCTTGACTATTGAGCAGCCTCATCTAAAGAGATCTGCTTTTTGTTTGCGTAAGCGTGAGATTTTTCTCACGTATACTCAATAATTATGACGAGTTAGTAGTTCCAATTTCCAAGTACTAATATTAAGTGGAGAGTTTCGCAATGTTTTCTTTTACAGTATAATTACGTAATTGGTTTAAACAGCAAAAATATTTCtgaaattattaagtaaaatgttgtttgtgtttattatttttttggaacaTTTATACCGTAGCTAAATTTTGTGGATATTAGAGTAATAAGCAAATGCCTTAATGACTATGATTGCTGCTACAAtcacaaaaacttttttctggACAGTGTCGCTCAACATGTCGTTCAGAAGAGCGAAAGCCTGGAACTTGTCCAGCTGGAGACGATCCCAGGTGGATGGCTTCATGCGTAGAAGCATGCAATCAAGACTCTCAATGCGATGGTACTCAACGTTGCTGTAAACATGGCTGTAGCTCTATGTGTAGTGAACCCGTAGATCTGATGACTGTACCAGGTAATTATAAGGTTATAAAAATCACCGATTGTAagctaaataatatacatatcatatatatttttttataagtttaggTTGTTAAAATTGacgttaataattaaataatgagaAGAACAGATAATGACCAGTGTAGTTATTTTaaacaatgtaattatttacataaaatctaTATTACACCATAGTGATACTAGGTTATTACGACGTCAGTCGCATTAAAGGAAAGTCAGCCACTtacaagataatatttttttataacgagCACTTTGTTCGATTGAAGATAGCCAagaaagataatatttttattgaaactaatataataacagAAAGTGAACTACTTTGCGCAACTAAAGCTAACAaggcttaataaataaaagaaatggaTGACAAAAAGTGATTATTcttgtgtaatattttacaaagtattaaaagagataagaagaaatgaatgttataaaataaactaataataagttataaaaaaattaagttatagtaaataaattaaaatatataatataaccaaACTAATAATACTAATCTAGTTTAAAACCCACAGTCGAACAATGATAATAAATTCAACAAAAGTACTTGCtatttaaatcatatatttCTTCAAGGCCTACCAGCTCTGCCGACAATGGATGAGATAAAGGAAAGAAGACGTGCTGTACAGATTAAATGGTCTGATGGCGTAGGTGATTCTGCAAGAGCTGTTCCGGGACGCGTTTTATATATCTTAGAAGAACAACATCATTTAGGCCCTAAGTATGAAGAAGAGAGGCTTGGAGACTGGAATCTTATACTCAGAACTAACaagtaagaaaatttaatagcaACATCTGACTATGGGAAAGGTGATAATGTAAACAATCAaggttttaattttcttttccatTGCTTGTTTAATGTACTAATTAGAGCTGTGTGTGCGTAATGATGACAAAAAACTGAATCTAATAACAAGATTAGCTTGGGTTTTATAACTTTTAGTAGACATGAGATTTGCGTCAAGATCTCGCATTAGTTTAGTCACACCTTATCTCTAATTATTAATCTATCGCATTTGTTacgattttttattaacttgaCGAACTCAATGATGCTAACTAGTAACGTCATTATTATTTGTTCCTTAGCAATATGCTTTCATATTAGCGTAAACTATTGTTatggctttaattttaaaagtctaCCTACATAACTGACATTTTCACATttgaattttcattattaatttaccgCGTTGTCTCGTGTTATTCAAAATTATGAATGCTTTGTCTGGTAgacttaaaaatgtattattttgtatgaagGTCAGAAACAGCATGCACATAAATAAAACTCATAAAGCCATAACTATAGATGGTATACAATATTCCAGTTCCGGCAAAGACACTTGAAACGGCGATCGAACCCGGATCAGCCTTCGATATTGTTTGTGTTATTAACTTCTCCGTCCTCCTTTGTTTATAAGATTAAGATCGATTATAAAAACTTAGATGACTTtcgttttaaatgtaatttcaataataagttGACCTTAAATTTTGATTCtcatttgtgtttatttttatattcgtttGATATGGTTATTGGTTATACGTAAATTATTTtctcattaaaaatgtttacttacAAATGGTGTTTGATAAAAGATATTTgcttcaattttttttgataaaagtatattatgttACTTCTACTCGTAATACCTGCAAagatatgtgtacaaagtttcatgatgatcggttaagtagttttcgcgtgaaagggTAATAACCAAATTTAcattcatatataatattagaaggCATTAATTGACAGATTATTTGGTGAAATttaatcacacacacacacacacacacacacacatagttacatacatacatatatatatatatatatatatatatatatatatatatatatatatatatatatatatatatatactagctgaccccgcaaacgttgttttgccatatatataattaacccccttatagcttaggggtatgaaaaatagatgttggctgattctcagacctacgctatatgtacataaaatttcataagaatcggtccagccggttcagaggagtattttaactaacattgtgacacgagaattttatatataagactagctgtcCCCGAAAACGTTgcttatactttatatatattatgcttatattattatttataaatatctcaACTCTGTTTTTaaggttccgtacctcaaaagaaaaaacggaacccttatagacGACACAACAAAGTGAtatgttgtccgtctgtctgtcaagacccattttctcaggaacgcgtgaaGGTATCAAGCTataattcatatcaaatactcaagtctactgtcccttggagctgtgcaaaaatcaaacttcttttatgctgcaaattttcgacactcgcaagggaatcaaaaccaacagggtacttcccgtgatctcagaatcttgaaatttggtacgaagcaacgtcttatagcacagataaaggaaaaattgccaaaagcataaatttttagttacataatatagtataaatatttttaataattttgtttgtacggaaccctcggtgcatGAGTCTGACTCACActgagtcggtttttttaatacagttacACCAATATTATTTCACAATGGCTCTCATCGTTGTGTGATATTAAACATTTCAATACCTATgaattttctatattaatattttaagtggTCAATGGACGTGTTTCGATGAAATAAAAGTGACCATCAAATGCAATAATGCTTTCTAAACGCTTTTCCTTGTTGCGTGCGTTAACCGCAATGATGATGTATATTGCAAAATAGATCATATCGAATTTATTAAACTGGTTTCTTAGAATTGAATTTTGATAAAAAGAATTCGTTAATCatttagataaatttatttcgatgagacgtaaataaaaatgatattagcGTACTATTTGATAGATATAACAATTCTTCATTAGGTATTATTGCTGACAGATAAAGCGGAGTAGTTAATccgattattatttacaatttatcaaAGGTTACGCTGTGTCCTTTGTATTTGTTGTGTGTCAGTATTGtacattttatcaatttaagatgttattataaaaagtatcagTAAGACTTTGTTtcgatgtttattttaatagtttgtatAGAATTGCATGTACTAATACTTAACTGACAACCTAACAATAATTTACTTCTTAGGACAAAAGTATCACTTCGTAATCTTCTAAAATCTGGACGATGGTACCGTTTCCGTGTTGCTGCCGTTAGTTCATCTGGTACTAGAGGTTATTCAGCACCAAGTTCACCATTCACACCACGTAAAGGACCGAGGCCACCACCGCCACCAAAGAAACTTAAAGTTTCACCAGTTCGATCCGAAAACGGTAAAAATCTTAAATCTTGTCTATATCTTCCATTGATTATTTTACAGAAgacaagttaaaataattagcaAATCCTCttttatgcaattttattaatataaaacacaGAACACAGTCGATTACTTTAGACATAAGGTTTATTTCTATCTTTAGAGTAAATTTTACTTGTGTGCTAATGAAAGTACAAGATGATATACTATTTTCTTATATTACGCCACTTACAAAAATGAACGTAGTTcacttaatttcttttttgttttgtaattttaaggtAACTTTGATTTAGTAGTCGAAAAATACTAACTAGctatttaaagtattaaaatttgacaGGGACAGTAACAATAAGACTGGAATGGAAAGAACCACGATCTGATTTGCCCGTGATGCGTTACAAAGTTTTCTGGAGCAGACGAGTGCGAGGCTTAGGAGGAGAATTGGATTCAGTTCTTGTTAACCATCAAACAGTTCCAAAGGTAACAGTTGTTAaggacttttttattttacagtattaagtgatatttaatttgtgtattgatattgtactgtgtggctacggtattaaagaatatagccaccccctttcttctcgtgggtgttgtaagaggcgactaagggataacacagttccgctaccactttggaacttaaaaagccgaccggtagcgggataaccattcaactattggctttgaaatacacaggccgaagacgggcagcctacccagcgtggtgaacgtggcaaaacacatgagttaacgttatttttggcgtaaacttgtggaggcctatgtccagtagtggactgtatagactgtaatgtaatgatgatatttgaTTTCAGGAACAAACGTATGTAGAAATTAGCGACTTGCAGCCCAATTCAATGTATTTCTTGCAAGTTCAAACAATTAGTGTATTCGGTCTCGGAAAACTAAGGAGCGACAAAGCAGCTATTTTCTACAATACAACAAGTGCAACAGAAggtaaaagttataaatttaacgTGTTATACGATTCCTTTCCTTTTTCGTgccgattttttttgtatatttcattgTATAGTAACATGGAATTTATATTGCACGAAGAATTTTTCAGGAAATCACGCAAGTTTCCTAATAAGtgccttttaaatatttatgaactcCTGTAACTACTTTAGTTGTTTACGACTATGTAACGAtagtatttgtgtttttatgaattttaagaACAACCCCCGGAAGCTCTTACTAGAAGAAAAGATGTAAGGAGTATCAAGGGTGTAAAATTGAACAAATTCATATGGTTGGATCATAAAATAAAAGCGAAGATATCATGGGAGCCTACTTATCAACCTAAGGGTAACAAGAGGTAGGTAGACGAATGAATAAAATTGGTACATaaaagaagtaaaaataaaatatccttaGAGATTCCTTAACTGTCCTACTGATagacgtgtgtgtgtgtgggcgcgggggggggggattaaaaCTTGATAACTTtctattattagatatattattagtatttcatGGGAAAATATTTATCGTACGATTTAGACATAGTTATTGAAGGTGTACTTTGATACATAAGAATGGACTGCATTGTTTTTTAGTTGAGCTGCATTGAGTTTTACTAattgacatatatattttaggtaTTATG
The nucleotide sequence above comes from Melitaea cinxia chromosome 11, ilMelCinx1.1, whole genome shotgun sequence. Encoded proteins:
- the LOC123657804 gene encoding anosmin-1, with protein sequence MQSNIILLFVAVLLMPEALAKTKRFLRLQTDPLSKTRCDLICIDASKETKSQCRSTCRSEERKPGTCPAGDDPRWMASCVEACNQDSQCDGTQRCCKHGCSSMCSEPVDLMTVPGLPALPTMDEIKERRRAVQIKWSDGVGDSARAVPGRVLYILEEQHHLGPKYEEERLGDWNLILRTNKTKVSLRNLLKSGRWYRFRVAAVSSSGTRGYSAPSSPFTPRKGPRPPPPPKKLKVSPVRSENGTVTIRLEWKEPRSDLPVMRYKVFWSRRVRGLGGELDSVLVNHQTVPKEQTYVEISDLQPNSMYFLQVQTISVFGLGKLRSDKAAIFYNTTSATEEQPPEALTRRKDVRSIKGVKLNKFIWLDHKIKAKISWEPTYQPKGNKRYYVHWKMIACQHPVKELKELSAVTEQNSFEIYELDYKCKYRVNINRSWNTKTPDSEFILTVPQCDYFKKKVTTATVNCKP